The bacterium genome includes a region encoding these proteins:
- a CDS encoding efflux RND transporter periplasmic adaptor subunit, which yields MIYMKRFGEISAVQRFLLVLVILFALLAVGMVGCTSKTKEVDSHSEHSEEEGEHQTPTVSLTREAIQTIGLTTIAAEEKVVSGTLTAAAKLVPNQDYEAQVGSLVQGRVHKVLVSVGDQVKQGQVLMQIESMEIGTLLSEFMKAKAELKFTDANRKRQKSLLEDNAGSQKSLWEAQTAYEKALADYSAVEKRIHSIGLSVSDMQDSGTAVDVGRAVDNGLLPIKAPISGTVIERTVVIGQMVDASSTAFRIVNTSTLWADGHIYESDAQRLVGKPEITLTVSAIPGERFRGKVIFISPVVDEHTRTITVRASIPNASGRLKPQMFGELHLPMDGTSKGIVVPAESVVKDNTVNFVFVAMNDTTFERREIQLGVAFDNQIEVKQGLAVGDRVVVKGIFELKSEFNRDAIVGDHNHD from the coding sequence ATGATATACATGAAACGGTTCGGCGAAATTAGTGCGGTTCAGCGGTTTTTACTCGTTTTAGTAATTCTATTCGCTTTATTGGCTGTCGGTATGGTGGGATGCACAAGTAAAACCAAAGAAGTCGATTCGCATTCGGAACACTCGGAAGAAGAGGGCGAACATCAAACACCGACAGTATCGCTTACCCGCGAGGCAATACAAACGATTGGTCTAACGACGATTGCGGCGGAGGAAAAAGTCGTATCCGGTACACTTACGGCGGCGGCTAAATTAGTTCCCAATCAGGATTACGAAGCGCAAGTCGGGTCGCTGGTGCAGGGGCGAGTTCACAAAGTACTCGTGAGTGTCGGGGATCAGGTTAAGCAAGGACAGGTTCTAATGCAGATTGAGAGCATGGAAATCGGAACCTTGCTTTCCGAGTTTATGAAAGCCAAGGCTGAACTGAAGTTCACTGACGCCAATCGCAAACGGCAGAAAAGTCTCCTTGAAGACAATGCCGGTTCTCAGAAGTCGCTGTGGGAAGCGCAGACCGCCTATGAAAAAGCGCTTGCCGACTATTCAGCGGTAGAAAAGCGAATTCATTCAATCGGACTCTCTGTATCCGATATGCAAGATTCGGGTACAGCAGTTGATGTGGGTCGTGCAGTCGATAATGGTCTACTTCCCATTAAAGCGCCGATTTCGGGAACGGTAATCGAACGTACCGTTGTCATCGGTCAAATGGTGGATGCATCGAGTACGGCGTTTCGTATCGTCAACACCAGTACCCTCTGGGCAGACGGGCATATTTATGAAAGCGATGCACAACGGTTGGTCGGAAAGCCTGAAATCACGTTGACAGTATCGGCAATTCCCGGTGAACGATTTCGCGGTAAAGTGATTTTTATATCACCGGTAGTCGATGAACATACCCGAACCATTACCGTGCGCGCATCAATTCCGAATGCTTCCGGTCGTTTGAAGCCGCAAATGTTCGGCGAACTCCATCTTCCGATGGACGGAACTTCCAAGGGAATCGTGGTACCAGCAGAGTCGGTCGTGAAGGATAATACTGTCAATTTTGTTTTCGTTGCGATGAACGATACCACGTTTGAGCGCCGTGAGATTCAACTGGGTGTCGCATTCGACAATCAGATCGAAGTGAAGCAGGGATTGGCAGTTGGCGACCGCGTGGTAGTAAAAGGAATATTCGAACTAAAATCGGAGTTTAACCGCGACGCAATCGTGGGAGATCACAACCATGATTGA
- a CDS encoding TolC family protein, with translation MVKILSLWVLLCMLALMPSGVRAVEQLSLSDAISIALTKNPEVIRANREIDASRGRFWQGISLPPTTVSVAYENVPVGEKAKHYRERVVEIEQSFDFPTTYGLRGKSLAAETKVANASFTNVQQTIIQQVKIAYYTAVALRSKMELAEENRKIAEDFSRKADSRFTHGESTRLEKLTATVQYTQAQNDVVIARNRFQMAMGDLLYSLGRDRYDVSTSIVLTDSLVYQPHFAKMDSLFQSARQSNPELRANSFRVKSAAMNRALAWSSLLPSLSLGYNRVTTSNEESSYGVIFGMSVPLWFMFDQRGQIQEATANLRKTESDLTTVENLVRLEVQNAFLELNTQEQQVLLYQSDLLPQAKEVYRVASSSFETGEISYIEYLQAKQSLIAMESEYIDALLSVKSAMAKLEKAVGKELHP, from the coding sequence ATGGTGAAAATACTTTCACTATGGGTGTTGTTGTGTATGCTCGCCTTGATGCCTTCCGGTGTTCGGGCGGTTGAGCAACTATCCCTTAGTGATGCGATATCAATCGCATTAACTAAAAATCCAGAAGTGATTCGTGCAAACCGCGAGATCGACGCATCGCGCGGACGATTCTGGCAAGGAATCTCGTTACCGCCAACTACCGTATCCGTTGCATACGAAAATGTCCCGGTAGGAGAAAAAGCGAAGCACTACCGCGAACGTGTCGTTGAAATCGAACAATCGTTCGATTTCCCGACCACTTATGGGTTACGGGGTAAGTCGCTTGCCGCTGAGACGAAAGTTGCTAATGCATCTTTTACGAACGTGCAACAGACGATTATTCAGCAAGTAAAAATCGCATACTACACCGCGGTGGCGTTGCGCAGCAAAATGGAGTTAGCCGAAGAAAACCGGAAAATAGCCGAGGATTTTTCCCGCAAAGCCGATTCGCGGTTTACTCACGGCGAAAGTACCCGCCTCGAAAAACTCACGGCAACGGTACAATACACTCAAGCTCAGAATGATGTCGTAATTGCCCGCAACCGGTTCCAAATGGCAATGGGAGATCTTCTCTATTCGCTGGGGCGGGATCGTTACGATGTAAGTACATCCATCGTACTGACCGACAGTCTTGTATATCAACCACATTTCGCTAAAATGGATTCGCTGTTCCAAAGTGCACGACAATCCAATCCCGAGCTTCGCGCCAATTCGTTCAGAGTGAAAAGCGCAGCCATGAATCGCGCGTTGGCGTGGTCGAGTCTGTTGCCATCCCTGAGTCTTGGCTACAATCGCGTTACAACATCCAACGAAGAGTCGAGTTATGGAGTCATCTTCGGGATGTCGGTTCCACTCTGGTTTATGTTCGATCAACGCGGACAAATCCAAGAAGCTACAGCGAATCTACGCAAAACCGAATCAGACCTAACAACCGTTGAGAATTTAGTCAGATTAGAAGTTCAGAACGCATTTCTCGAGTTGAACACGCAGGAACAGCAGGTATTGCTTTACCAATCCGATTTACTTCCTCAGGCGAAGGAAGTGTATCGCGTCGCTTCCTCCAGTTTTGAAACCGGTGAAATCAGTTACATCGAATATCTGCAAGCAAAGCAATCGCTGATTGCGATGGAATCAGAATACATCGATGCATTACTAAGCGTCAAATCTGCAATGGCAAAACTTGAGAAAGCTGTCGGCAAGGAGTTACACCCATGA
- a CDS encoding HEAT repeat domain-containing protein has protein sequence MNEKPSIRTQVRSLMKSLTSDDGMLREHARESLITLGKPAVSPLIRALLCSKSDQVRWESSKALGAINDTRSIRPLVRALHDSNPDVAWLAAEGLLQFQMKAWPPLLRALLKNEPNSNLLRLGAHHVFASQSDNRFNDLLATLTLALEPSGSRESTIITAYEILKRMRTIFKPPIVPVLSIITLRG, from the coding sequence ATGAATGAGAAACCATCGATACGAACGCAGGTAAGATCGCTGATGAAATCGTTGACAAGCGATGATGGTATGCTTCGTGAGCACGCCAGAGAATCTTTGATCACGCTTGGCAAACCGGCAGTCTCTCCACTTATAAGAGCACTGCTATGTTCTAAATCGGATCAAGTTCGTTGGGAATCGTCAAAGGCACTTGGTGCGATTAATGATACCCGATCGATCAGACCTCTCGTGAGAGCACTCCATGACAGTAACCCCGATGTGGCATGGTTGGCAGCCGAAGGCTTACTACAATTTCAAATGAAAGCCTGGCCACCTTTGCTGCGAGCGTTATTGAAAAATGAACCGAATTCGAATTTGTTGCGATTAGGAGCACACCACGTGTTTGCGAGTCAAAGTGACAATCGATTCAACGATTTACTCGCTACACTTACGCTTGCTTTAGAACCAAGCGGATCAAGAGAATCGACGATTATTACAGCGTATGAAATCCTAAAGCGTATGAGAACAATTTTCAAACCTCCAATCGTTCCTGTTTTATCTATCATAACGCTACGAGGCTGA